The segment CGAGCGCGCCGTCAATGTACGCTCGGAGGCACGCGACGCTTATCGCGCGTACCGGTCGACCTATGACATCGCGAGCCACTACCCGCGCGAGATCCTTCCCTTGCGAAAAATCATCACCGAGGAGATGCAGCTGCGCTTCTCCAGCATGCAGGTCGATATCTTCGCACTCCTCACCGAGGCGCGGCAGCGGCTGGCGTCACTGCGCGGCGCAATCGACGCGAAACAAAACTTCTTCCTCGCCCAGTCCGACCTGCAGACCGCCGTCAATGGCGGTGGCGCGCCTGCAGGCGGCGGCGACAATCCCACCACTATCGCCGCGGCAGCGCCTGCCGATGGCGGCCACTGACATGGAGGCCAGCATGTTTTCCCGCCGAGGATTTTTGGGCACCGCCGCGCTTGTGAGCGCATCGACCGTCGGCGGCCGCGTTCAGGCCGCGTCGATTCCGGAGGCGCCCACCATGGACAAGGCGGTGATGCAGCCGCCGCTGCATCCAACCGCCGGCCCCGACTATCGCCCCGTCGTCACGCTCAACGGCTGGACGCTGCCGTTCCGCATGAACGGCGACTGGAAGGAATTCCACCTCGTCGCCGAGCCGGTGGTGCGCGAATTCGCCGAGGGCATGAACGTCAATCTCTGGGGCTATAACGGCCAGTCACCGGGACCGACCATCGAAGCGGTCGAGGGCGACAAGGTTCGCATCTTCGTCACCAACCGCCTGCCCGAATACACCACCGTACATTGGCACGGCATGATCATTCCAAGCGGCATGGATGGCGTCGGCGGGCTGACTCAGCCGCACATCCAGCCCGGCAAAACCTTCGTCTACGAGTTCGAGATGAAGAAAAGCGGGACCTTCATGTACCACCCGCATTCCGACGAGATGGTGCAGATGGCGATGGGCATGATGGGCATGGTCGTCGTGCATCCGCGCGATCCAAACTTCCGTCCCGTCGACCGCGACTTCGTCTTCGTGATGAGCACCTATCGCGTCGATCCCGGCACCTATTTGCCGAGGGTCAACGAGATGACCGATTTCAACATGTGGACCTGGAATTCGCGGGTGTTTCCCGGCATCGATCCCTTGCCGGTGCGGCTCGGCGACAAGGTGCGCGTGCGCATCGGCAATCTCAGCATGACCAATCATCCGATCCATCTGCACGGCCACAGCTTTGCAGTGACCTGCACCGACGGCGGCTGGATTCCGGAGAGTGCGCAATATCCGGAGACGACGACCGACGTGCCGGTCGGCGCGGTGCGCGTGTTCGACGTGCTCGCCGACAATCCCGGCGACTGGGCGTTCCACTGCCACAAATCGCATCACACCATGAATGCGATGGGGCACGAGGTGCGCACTCTCATCGGCGTACCACGCAAGGATCTGGCGAAAGCCGTCGGCAAGCTCGCGCCCGATGCCATGGCGATGGGCTCGACCGGTATGGCGATGGGCAACATGGAGATGCCCGCACCCGACAACACGCTGCCGATGATGACCGGCACCGGCCAGTTCGGCCCGATCGAGATGGGCGGCATGTTCACCGTGATGAAGATCCGCGAGGATCTCGCGCGCGACGATTACCGCGATCCCGGCCCCTACCAATTCCCGAAAGGCACCGTCGCCTACGAGGTCGCTTCACCTGCAGCGGAGCCGGCGCGGCAGCCGGCTAGGCCGATTCAGCAGATGAAGATGTAACGCAAACGTTTCGATCAACAACTGGAGACGACAATGACAAGAACAATCGGCATCGTCCTGGCGCTGGCCACGCTCTCGATCGCGCCAACGCTCGGGCACGAAGGTCACGACCATCGCGGCTTC is part of the Bradyrhizobium commune genome and harbors:
- a CDS encoding copper oxidase produces the protein MFSRRGFLGTAALVSASTVGGRVQAASIPEAPTMDKAVMQPPLHPTAGPDYRPVVTLNGWTLPFRMNGDWKEFHLVAEPVVREFAEGMNVNLWGYNGQSPGPTIEAVEGDKVRIFVTNRLPEYTTVHWHGMIIPSGMDGVGGLTQPHIQPGKTFVYEFEMKKSGTFMYHPHSDEMVQMAMGMMGMVVVHPRDPNFRPVDRDFVFVMSTYRVDPGTYLPRVNEMTDFNMWTWNSRVFPGIDPLPVRLGDKVRVRIGNLSMTNHPIHLHGHSFAVTCTDGGWIPESAQYPETTTDVPVGAVRVFDVLADNPGDWAFHCHKSHHTMNAMGHEVRTLIGVPRKDLAKAVGKLAPDAMAMGSTGMAMGNMEMPAPDNTLPMMTGTGQFGPIEMGGMFTVMKIREDLARDDYRDPGPYQFPKGTVAYEVASPAAEPARQPARPIQQMKM